From a single Diceros bicornis minor isolate mBicDic1 chromosome 6, mDicBic1.mat.cur, whole genome shotgun sequence genomic region:
- the LOC131407583 gene encoding zinc finger protein 73-like isoform X2 codes for MHMAGSHGGVKLNKYVQSVDDLMETSQENQGRHLWQVVINNATSTKERTDLGKTFNLSSICISKLIVNNGNCSGVKPEEFNVCENTFLPSEPEETPAGEKPEDHAITGKSLSCAECPSHHQKNLTLQQGFAFSGQRKGFNKVAEFLTDRRAHVGETACKYNEDGQACDKSALLAQERPHIGKNHYRCNEWGKTVYEKPAPLNLHRADFEEQHLKRNQSGNNFSKKLHFTQLQRIQLGEKTFECNVCGKTFYKKSNLTKHQKIHTGEKPYKCSECEKTFVSKTVLTIHQRTHTGEKPYACDKCDRSFCHKSHLTVHQRIHTGEKPYECCECGKSFFVKTKLTVHLRTHTGEKPYECNECGKTFYEKSALTVHQRTHTGERPHECQECGKTFCGRSALAVHQRTHTGEKPYECKECWKSFCRRSALTVHQRTHTGEKPYACNECGKTFCQKSHLSKHLRTHTGEIMCGGRWRCLLQNPLSFSLGTQLGCVSQLPSSVGGTT; via the exons ATGCATATGGCCGGTTCCCATGGAGGAGTAAAactaaacaaat aTGTCCAGAGTGTGGATGACCTGATGGAGACCAGCCAGGAAAATCAGGGCAGACATTTGTGGCAAGTTGTAATCAACAATGCAACATCAACTAAGGAGAGAACTGACCTAGGAAAAACATTTAATCTGAGCTCAATCTGTATTTCAAAACTGATTGTAAATAATGGAAACTGTTCAGGAGTGAAGCCTGAGGAGTTTAATGTGTGTGAGAACACATTTCTCCCTAGTGAGCCCGAGGAGACGCCTGCTGGAGAGAAGCCTGAGGACCATGCTATAACTGGGAAGTCCCTCAGTTGTGCTGAGTGTCCTAGTCATCATCAGAAGAATCTCACTTTGCAGCAAGGTTTTGCATTTAGTGGACAAAGGAAAGGCTTCAACAAAGTGGCAGAATTCCTTACAGATAGGAGGGCTCATGTGGGAGAGACTGCCTGTAAATATAATGAAGATGGGCAAGCTTGTGATAAGTCAGCTCTCCTTGCCCAAGAGAGACCTCACATAGGGAAGAATCACTATAGATGTAATGAATGGGGGAAAACTGTTTATGAGAAACCAGCACCATTGAATCTCCATAGAGCTGATTTTGAGGAGCAACACCTTAAACGTAATCAAAGTGGGAATAATTTCAGCAAGAAATTACACTTCACTCAGCTTCAGAGAATTCAGTTAGGAGAGAAAACTTTTGAATGTAATGTATGTGGCAAAACTTTCTATAAAAAGTCTAATCTCACTAAACATCAGAAAatacacacaggagagaaaccctataaatgtagTGAATGTGAGAAAACCTTTGTTAGTAAAACAGTCCTTACAATACATCAGAGAACtcatacaggggagaaaccctatgCATGTGACAAATGTGACAGATCTTTCTGCCATAAGTCACACCTAACTGTTCATCAGAGAATCCACACAGGGGAAAAACCCTATGAGTGttgtgaatgtgggaaatccttctTTGTGAAAACAAAACTCACTGTACATCTGAGAACACACACaggggagaaaccttatgaatgtaatgaatgtggaaaaACTTTCTATGAGAAGTCAGCCCTCACAGTACATCAGAGAACTCACACAGGAGAGAGACCGCATGAATGTCAAGAATGTGGGAAAACTTTCTGTGGGAGGTCAGCTCTCGCTGTACATCAGAGaactcacacaggagagaaaccctatgagtgtAAAGAATGTTGGAAAAGTTTCTGTCGGAGGTCAGCCCTCACAGTGCATcagagaactcacactggagagaaaccctatgcatgtaatgaatgtggaaaaACCTTTTGTCAGAAGTCACACCTTAGCAAACATCTGAGAACTCACACGGGAGAAATCATGTGTGGTGGACGCTGGCGATGTCTTCTCCAAAAcccactttctttttctcttggcaCACAGTTAGGCTGCGTTTCTCAGCTTCCTTCTTCTGTGGGTGGGACCACGTAA